Proteins encoded in a region of the Streptococcus sanguinis genome:
- the ilvA gene encoding threonine ammonia-lyase IlvA: protein MLRAKDITHAHKVLKDVVVNTPLDYDHYLSEKYQAKIYLKKENMQRVRSFKLRGAYYAISQLSEEERQRGVVCASAGNHAQGVAYTCKEMKIPATIFMPITTPQQKIGQVRFFGGEFVNIKLVGDTFDASAKAALDYTKAENRTFIDPFDNDDVQAGQGTVAYEILDEARREAITFDAVLVPVGGGGLISGVSTYIKESQPAIEVIGVEANGARSMKAAFEAGGPVKLKEIDKFADGIAVQKVGASTYEVTQKNVQNLIGVDEGLISETIIDLYSKQGIVAEPAGAASVAALEVLSEYIKGKTICCIISGGNNDINRMPEMEERALIYDGIKHYFVVNFPQRPGALREFVNDILGPNDDITRFEYIKRASKGTGPVLIGISLADKHDYASLINRIEQFDPSFINLNGNETLYNMLV from the coding sequence TGAAGAAAGAAAATATGCAGCGGGTGCGCTCTTTTAAACTCCGTGGGGCTTATTACGCTATTTCTCAACTTAGCGAAGAGGAACGTCAGCGTGGGGTTGTCTGTGCTTCTGCGGGCAATCACGCTCAAGGAGTGGCCTATACATGTAAGGAAATGAAAATTCCAGCAACTATTTTTATGCCCATCACGACCCCTCAGCAGAAGATTGGCCAGGTCCGCTTCTTTGGTGGTGAATTTGTGAACATCAAGCTGGTTGGAGATACCTTTGATGCTTCGGCTAAAGCAGCGCTTGACTATACTAAGGCTGAAAATCGCACCTTTATCGATCCTTTTGACAATGATGATGTCCAAGCTGGTCAAGGAACAGTGGCCTACGAAATCTTAGATGAGGCTAGGAGAGAAGCTATCACTTTTGATGCTGTTTTGGTACCAGTTGGCGGCGGCGGCCTGATATCAGGAGTCTCAACCTATATCAAAGAAAGTCAGCCAGCTATCGAAGTTATTGGTGTGGAAGCCAACGGTGCCCGCAGTATGAAAGCAGCCTTTGAAGCTGGAGGTCCGGTCAAGCTTAAAGAAATCGATAAATTTGCCGACGGCATCGCAGTCCAGAAAGTCGGTGCATCAACTTATGAGGTTACACAAAAGAATGTTCAAAATCTTATCGGTGTAGATGAAGGGCTTATTTCAGAGACCATCATTGACCTATACTCCAAGCAAGGGATTGTCGCAGAGCCAGCTGGTGCTGCAAGTGTTGCTGCTTTGGAAGTTCTGAGCGAGTACATCAAGGGGAAAACTATCTGTTGCATTATCTCAGGTGGTAATAATGACATCAACCGTATGCCAGAGATGGAAGAACGGGCACTTATTTATGATGGTATCAAGCACTATTTCGTGGTTAACTTCCCACAGCGTCCTGGTGCCCTGAGGGAATTTGTGAATGATATTTTAGGGCCTAATGACGACATCACTCGTTTTGAATATATCAAGCGGGCAAGCAAGGGAACGGGACCAGTTTTGATTGGTATTTCTCTGGCAGATAAGCATGATTATGCTTCTTTGATTAATCGTATTGAGCAGTTCGATCCCTCCTTTATCAATCTGAACGGGAATGAAACACTCTACAATATGCTTGTCTGA